In the genome of Solibacillus silvestris, one region contains:
- a CDS encoding sporulation protein has protein sequence MDRSFFKKVERKTGVDFDEIMTLANALTYADFSDEKQVRKIVKKVSRLANKPITSELEDKIVQSIIQDGKSLDFSKIEKMMK, from the coding sequence ATGGATCGTTCGTTTTTTAAAAAAGTGGAGCGCAAAACCGGCGTTGATTTCGATGAAATTATGACTCTTGCCAATGCATTGACGTATGCAGATTTCTCGGATGAAAAACAAGTTCGGAAAATCGTGAAAAAGGTGAGCCGCCTTGCAAATAAACCGATTACGAGTGAACTCGAAGACAAAATTGTCCAATCAATCATTCAAGACGGTAAATCTTTGGATTTTTCAAAAATCGAGAAAATGATGAAGTAA
- a CDS encoding stage V sporulation protein AE, with translation MITIGFTFLVAFVVGGLICVIGQLLLDVGKLTPGHTLSILVVVGAILDGLNLYEPLISFAGAGATIPITSFGNSLTHGAMVEVEKHGWIGLLTGMFEVTSSGISAAILFGFIAAVIFKPKGKVD, from the coding sequence GTGATTACAATCGGCTTTACATTTTTAGTGGCATTTGTCGTAGGTGGATTAATTTGTGTAATTGGTCAGTTATTATTGGATGTAGGAAAGCTGACACCTGGTCATACATTGTCCATTTTAGTAGTAGTAGGTGCAATTTTAGATGGACTTAATTTATATGAACCCTTAATAAGTTTCGCTGGGGCCGGTGCGACAATTCCGATTACTTCGTTTGGGAACTCATTGACACATGGTGCAATGGTTGAAGTTGAAAAACATGGCTGGATTGGTCTGTTGACAGGTATGTTCGAGGTGACGAGCTCCGGAATTAGCGCAGCAATATTGTTTGGCTTTATCGCGGCAGTAATATTTAAGCCTAAAGGAAAAGTAGATTAG
- a CDS encoding RNA pseudouridine synthase, whose product MDKRFQLQFTNKVDQELLRDAIAQWGISKRALTAIKFDGGAILVNGEERNVRHRLAEGDDVTIIFPVEEASEGLIPVQGELTVVYEDEAVLLVDKPAFMSSIPSREHPNNTLANLVYGYFEQQQHASTVHIVTRLDRDTSGLMLIAKHRHIHHLMSEQQKKGQIHREYEAVAEGIIVQDQQSIIAPIGRKDTSIIEREVRPDGQFAHTDVTVLTRKNNMTHIRLKLHTGRTHQIRVHMAYIGHPLVGDELYGGTHTFIDRQALHCRYIEFEHPLTKERVHFESKLPEEISTLIY is encoded by the coding sequence ATGGATAAACGATTTCAATTACAATTTACGAATAAGGTTGATCAAGAGCTTTTGCGTGATGCAATTGCTCAATGGGGCATTTCAAAGCGTGCATTGACTGCTATCAAATTTGATGGTGGGGCAATTTTGGTTAACGGCGAAGAAAGAAATGTACGGCATCGGCTGGCAGAAGGCGATGATGTGACGATTATTTTCCCGGTAGAAGAAGCAAGTGAAGGGCTGATTCCCGTACAAGGAGAATTAACGGTTGTGTACGAAGATGAGGCAGTGCTTCTTGTCGACAAACCGGCCTTTATGAGCTCAATTCCTTCCCGGGAACACCCCAATAATACGCTTGCAAACCTTGTATATGGCTATTTTGAACAGCAGCAGCATGCTTCAACTGTTCATATTGTGACAAGGCTTGACCGTGATACGTCCGGGTTGATGCTTATAGCGAAGCACCGTCATATCCATCATTTAATGAGTGAACAGCAAAAAAAGGGACAAATTCACCGCGAATATGAAGCAGTTGCAGAAGGCATCATTGTACAAGATCAGCAATCCATCATCGCTCCGATTGGACGGAAAGATACGAGCATTATTGAACGTGAAGTCCGGCCAGACGGGCAATTCGCACATACGGATGTGACTGTGCTGACTCGTAAAAATAACATGACACATATTCGTCTGAAGCTTCATACTGGAAGAACCCATCAAATACGTGTTCATATGGCTTATATTGGCCACCCATTAGTGGGGGATGAATTATATGGGGGTACTCATACATTCATTGATCGTCAGGCACTCCATTGCCGCTACATTGAATTTGAACATCCGTTAACGAAAGAAAGAGTGCACTTTGAAAGCAAGTTGCCAGAAGAGATTTCTACATTGATTTACTAA
- a CDS encoding 4-diphosphocytidyl-2C-methyl-D-erythritol kinase, translated as MEIHPLLFIASPVYIQEKRVEVEEESTSIYVRPATEKIENALIARQLHYFSKPTKEPRVLVFILKSGEKIHGSIDKISGSQVLLNCYDTKRWIKANEIVLIHHTL; from the coding sequence GTGGAAATTCACCCATTACTTTTTATTGCAAGTCCTGTTTATATACAAGAAAAGCGGGTCGAAGTAGAAGAAGAAAGTACATCAATATATGTACGTCCTGCAACTGAAAAAATAGAAAATGCGCTTATTGCCCGACAGCTCCATTATTTTTCGAAGCCGACGAAAGAGCCAAGGGTGTTGGTGTTTATTTTGAAATCTGGCGAAAAAATACACGGATCAATCGATAAAATCAGTGGTAGTCAAGTATTGTTGAATTGCTATGATACGAAACGCTGGATTAAAGCTAATGAGATTGTGTTAATTCATCATACTTTATAA
- a CDS encoding acetyltransferase yields the protein MFEVKLVTTDEDRERAFELRKEVFVKEQGVPLSLELDEYDETATHFLVNEGENSIATARLREVEPKVGKVERVCVLNNYRGKRLGALIMEAVEQYAKKAAFEKLKLNAQSYAIPFYEKLDYTVTSPEFMDAGIPHRAMEKKI from the coding sequence GTGTTTGAAGTAAAACTAGTTACAACCGACGAAGACCGCGAACGTGCATTTGAATTACGTAAAGAAGTATTCGTCAAAGAGCAAGGGGTTCCACTGAGTTTGGAATTAGATGAATACGATGAAACAGCCACTCATTTTTTAGTAAATGAAGGTGAAAATTCAATTGCTACAGCACGTCTTCGGGAAGTCGAACCGAAAGTCGGAAAAGTTGAGCGCGTTTGCGTATTGAACAATTATCGCGGTAAACGACTTGGCGCATTAATTATGGAAGCTGTTGAACAATATGCAAAAAAAGCTGCGTTTGAAAAGCTTAAGTTGAATGCCCAAAGCTATGCAATTCCTTTCTATGAAAAGCTGGACTACACTGTCACTTCTCCGGAATTTATGGATGCAGGGATTCCACATCGCGCTATGGAAAAGAAAATCTAA
- a CDS encoding magnesium transporter — MIEEKNDEVQYDEAFLRMLLDEENIESFREHFLVLHPYDQAQFYEEVGPDIRQIIYRYLSPQEMAIIFETTEIEDDEYKTYLDEMDPSYGAAMFGFMYTDNAVDILNELDTEQRENYLEMMDEETVDEINELLGYEEYTAGAIMTTEYVSVVESATVREAMRVLRQEAQTAETIYYIFVVDQAHRLLGVMSLRELIVAEGDLYIRDIMSERVVSVKITDDQENVANLIKDYDLLAIPVVNENRELQGIITVDDIIDVIEEEAEDDYSKLAGIADMDDNDAGPLRAAGKRLPWLIILLFLGMLTSGLMGIFEATLDKVALLATFIPLISGTSGNSGTQALAVAVRGIATGDIGGKSKFRLIVRELSTGLIMGIVSGAIVVGIIFFWKGTLMIGLLVGAAICCSIIVATLAGSFIPILMHKLGVDPAVASGPFITTLNDVTSIIIYLGLATTFISRIL; from the coding sequence ATGATAGAGGAAAAAAATGATGAAGTCCAGTACGATGAAGCGTTTTTGCGAATGCTGCTTGATGAAGAAAATATCGAGTCGTTCCGTGAACATTTCCTAGTACTCCATCCATATGATCAAGCACAGTTTTATGAAGAGGTGGGCCCGGACATACGACAGATTATTTATCGTTACTTGTCTCCTCAAGAAATGGCAATCATTTTTGAAACAACTGAAATTGAAGATGATGAATACAAAACTTACTTAGATGAGATGGATCCATCATACGGTGCAGCCATGTTCGGCTTCATGTATACCGACAATGCGGTAGATATTCTGAATGAATTGGATACCGAGCAACGGGAAAATTACTTGGAAATGATGGATGAAGAAACGGTCGATGAAATTAATGAGCTTTTAGGCTATGAAGAATATACTGCCGGCGCCATTATGACGACGGAATATGTATCGGTAGTAGAAAGTGCAACGGTTCGTGAGGCAATGCGTGTACTGCGTCAGGAAGCCCAAACAGCCGAAACGATTTACTATATTTTTGTCGTGGACCAGGCACATCGACTACTCGGTGTCATGTCTTTAAGGGAACTGATTGTTGCTGAAGGTGATTTATATATTCGCGACATTATGAGCGAACGTGTCGTATCGGTAAAAATAACGGATGACCAGGAAAATGTCGCAAACTTAATAAAGGACTATGACTTATTGGCAATTCCAGTTGTTAACGAGAACCGTGAACTTCAAGGGATTATTACAGTCGATGATATTATTGACGTTATTGAAGAAGAAGCAGAGGACGACTATTCCAAGCTGGCAGGTATTGCAGATATGGATGATAATGATGCAGGTCCATTACGTGCAGCGGGCAAGCGTTTGCCATGGCTCATTATTTTACTGTTCTTAGGAATGCTGACATCAGGACTTATGGGGATTTTTGAAGCAACGCTCGATAAAGTCGCCTTGCTAGCAACATTTATACCGCTTATTTCCGGCACATCCGGTAATAGTGGAACCCAGGCATTGGCTGTAGCGGTGCGAGGGATTGCAACAGGGGATATTGGCGGGAAAAGTAAATTCAGGCTGATCGTTCGGGAATTAAGTACAGGACTTATTATGGGAATTGTAAGTGGTGCTATTGTTGTCGGAATCATTTTCTTCTGGAAAGGTACATTAATGATCGGACTGCTCGTCGGCGCAGCGATTTGCTGTTCGATTATTGTCGCAACACTTGCTGGATCGTTCATTCCGATTTTAATGCATAAGCTGGGTGTTGACCCTGCCGTCGCATCAGGACCTTTTATCACAACATTGAATGACGTTACAAGTATTATTATTTATCTTGGCCTTGCAACGACGTTTATTAGCCGGATTCTGTAA
- a CDS encoding stage V sporulation protein AD gives MVIVFKSKPSILSSGVVVGPLEKRSVFQTYFDKISTDERWQKVSNEKGNAMLISEACQTILKKSNLNNLDVDYLLGGDLVNQMTPTNFAARELAISFIGLFSACATSVSSIVIASLLTELGASEFSIAGASSQHNSVERQFRYPVDYGGQKPATAQWTVTAAGFVLVGKHQPKLPYVEAATIGKVIDYGATDPFHMGGAMAPAAFDTIQAHLKKRSQTVQDYDVIMTGDLGKIGLKILIAMFAQSGVKKEDLSRFRDAGAEFYGEDTAFLAGASGAGCSAAVYSGYMMEQFKTGRYKRVLLVATGALLSPLSFQQGESIPCTAHAIEIGMG, from the coding sequence GTGGTAATAGTTTTTAAGTCAAAGCCATCCATTCTTTCTTCTGGTGTTGTAGTAGGACCTTTGGAAAAGCGGAGTGTCTTTCAAACGTATTTTGACAAAATATCGACCGACGAACGGTGGCAAAAAGTTTCGAATGAGAAAGGAAATGCCATGCTTATTTCTGAAGCATGTCAAACCATTTTGAAAAAGTCGAACTTAAACAATTTGGATGTTGATTATTTATTGGGCGGGGATTTAGTTAATCAAATGACGCCTACAAACTTTGCCGCACGGGAACTGGCGATTTCGTTTATCGGTCTATTTTCTGCCTGTGCAACATCGGTTTCTTCTATAGTTATTGCTTCATTATTGACAGAACTGGGTGCAAGTGAGTTTTCCATTGCCGGTGCATCTAGCCAGCACAACTCGGTCGAGCGCCAGTTTCGCTATCCGGTAGATTATGGAGGTCAAAAGCCTGCAACTGCTCAGTGGACCGTAACAGCAGCAGGATTTGTATTGGTTGGCAAACATCAGCCGAAGCTTCCGTATGTAGAAGCCGCAACAATCGGAAAAGTAATTGATTACGGAGCAACAGATCCATTTCATATGGGTGGAGCAATGGCACCAGCAGCATTTGATACGATTCAGGCACATTTAAAAAAGCGTTCACAAACGGTTCAGGATTACGATGTCATTATGACTGGTGATTTAGGGAAAATTGGTTTAAAAATTTTAATTGCGATGTTTGCCCAAAGTGGTGTAAAAAAAGAAGATTTATCAAGATTCCGTGATGCCGGGGCTGAATTTTACGGAGAAGATACAGCATTTTTGGCAGGAGCGAGTGGGGCAGGTTGTTCTGCAGCAGTCTATAGCGGCTATATGATGGAACAATTTAAAACTGGTCGTTACAAACGCGTATTATTGGTGGCGACAGGAGCACTTTTATCGCCGCTTTCTTTTCAACAAGGTGAGTCAATTCCGTGCACAGCACATGCAATTGAAATCGGGATGGGGTGA
- the ppnK gene encoding NAD kinase (catalyzes the phosphorylation of NAD to NADP) — MKFSIQSRRDDQSNELMELAKSYLIDFGLQFDEQEPEIVLSIGGDGTLLHAFHRYLHRLDKTAFVGIHTGHLGFYADWKPSELEKLVLSIAKKEYNVVEYPLLEVQVHRLHSDSSTFLALNEATIKSPDVTLVMDVELNGEHFERFRGDGLCISTPSGSTAYNKALGGAIIHPTLQALQITEMASINNRVFRTVGSSLVLPAHHNCVLKPVHEQQFNMTVDHISMTETDVKSITFNVANEKVRFARFRPFPFWERVHDSFISNE; from the coding sequence ATGAAGTTTTCAATACAATCACGCAGAGATGACCAATCAAATGAATTGATGGAGCTCGCAAAATCTTATTTAATTGATTTCGGTTTACAATTTGATGAACAAGAGCCGGAAATTGTTCTTTCGATTGGTGGCGATGGGACATTATTGCATGCGTTCCACCGCTATTTGCACCGTTTGGATAAAACAGCTTTTGTCGGCATCCACACAGGACACTTAGGCTTTTATGCCGATTGGAAACCTTCAGAGCTAGAAAAGTTAGTATTATCGATTGCCAAAAAGGAATACAATGTCGTGGAATACCCGTTATTGGAAGTTCAGGTTCATCGCCTGCATTCCGACTCCAGTACGTTTCTTGCGCTGAATGAAGCAACGATTAAATCACCGGACGTAACGCTTGTGATGGATGTGGAACTGAACGGTGAGCATTTTGAGCGTTTCCGTGGAGACGGTTTATGTATTTCAACACCGTCAGGCAGTACAGCATACAATAAAGCATTAGGCGGCGCGATTATTCATCCGACATTGCAGGCCTTGCAAATAACAGAAATGGCATCGATCAATAACCGCGTTTTCCGGACGGTCGGATCTTCTTTAGTATTGCCGGCACACCATAACTGTGTATTAAAACCCGTACATGAGCAGCAATTTAATATGACGGTCGATCATATTAGCATGACGGAAACCGATGTAAAATCGATTACTTTTAATGTGGCAAATGAAAAAGTGCGGTTTGCACGTTTCAGACCATTCCCGTTTTGGGAACGTGTGCACGATTCATTTATCTCGAATGAATAG
- a CDS encoding MFS transporter: MKNPYLKMGTGIYMSYLLLGMVNIILASNMGFLTEQMHVDRTDISLLISVIGIGHLLTVNISGKLSDRYGRKPLILVAAVLYVVFLVGMPLTNSFSIAIGLAFIAGTCNSLLDSGSYPALNEAFPKRAGSATVLIKAFVSIGAILLPMMIALFIAKGLFFGYAFFVPAALFLGVAFIVLKSAFPKNKEDEYDHYLVDYSAVKVQFSIKPKFMKEGAALILFGFTSISLSMIVQTWMPTYAIEVLGYGEIEAVSLISFFSAGGLLSVILLTVFLNRWIKPVTAMIIYPFMAAVFLVLFLTNSTQGLTAFLIFFLGLFMSGIFQLAMTVMVELFPENKGTSVAYVSAAASVAFMVIPYGTGLLREYVNITSVFVFDFALALVSILLATYIFIKYKKIKVVH; this comes from the coding sequence ATGAAAAATCCATATTTAAAAATGGGTACAGGCATTTACATGAGCTATTTATTACTTGGAATGGTGAATATTATTCTAGCATCTAATATGGGCTTTCTAACTGAACAAATGCATGTTGACCGGACAGATATTAGTTTACTAATTTCCGTAATTGGTATTGGACATCTATTAACTGTCAATATTTCAGGGAAACTTTCTGATCGCTACGGGAGAAAACCATTAATACTGGTTGCAGCGGTTCTTTACGTTGTTTTTTTAGTTGGAATGCCCCTTACAAATTCATTTTCTATTGCAATAGGGCTTGCATTTATCGCAGGGACATGTAACTCATTATTAGACTCGGGATCATATCCGGCATTAAATGAGGCTTTTCCTAAGCGGGCAGGTAGCGCTACTGTATTAATCAAAGCCTTTGTATCAATAGGCGCAATACTTCTCCCTATGATGATTGCCTTATTTATTGCAAAGGGTTTATTTTTTGGATACGCATTCTTTGTACCAGCAGCATTATTTTTAGGTGTGGCATTTATTGTTCTTAAATCTGCATTTCCAAAAAATAAAGAAGATGAATACGATCATTATTTGGTCGATTATTCTGCAGTGAAAGTACAATTTTCTATTAAGCCGAAATTCATGAAAGAAGGAGCAGCCTTGATTTTATTTGGCTTTACCTCTATATCTCTTTCAATGATTGTACAAACTTGGATGCCAACTTATGCCATAGAAGTCCTAGGTTATGGAGAGATTGAAGCAGTGAGTCTGATAAGTTTTTTTAGTGCTGGCGGCTTACTATCCGTAATCCTATTAACTGTTTTTCTTAACCGTTGGATTAAACCGGTTACAGCGATGATCATATATCCGTTTATGGCAGCAGTTTTTCTAGTTCTCTTTTTAACAAATTCGACTCAAGGTTTAACCGCTTTTCTAATCTTCTTCTTAGGTTTATTTATGTCTGGAATATTCCAACTAGCAATGACTGTTATGGTTGAGCTATTCCCTGAAAACAAAGGAACAAGTGTGGCGTACGTCAGTGCAGCAGCAAGTGTAGCTTTTATGGTGATTCCCTACGGAACAGGATTATTAAGAGAGTACGTTAATATTACATCTGTATTTGTATTTGATTTCGCTCTCGCTCTAGTGAGTATTTTGCTTGCTACCTACATTTTTATAAAATACAAAAAAATTAAAGTTGTGCATTAG
- a CDS encoding thermonuclease, translating into MKKIIMALFFSALLVSGCTEETNTATTSETNTIQGIAASSKETATKYDISDFEEYELQDIIDGDTIRIKYNGSSEKVRLLLIDAPETNHETLGEQPFGPEAKEFLKQLLAGQDSVYVEFDVTYRDKYKRLLAYIYTKDGISVQEQLLENGLVRVAYIYDPNTKHVDWFKSIQKTAQHNAIGIWSVEDYVTNRGYDKEVYYAAVNDENKSTVEEDKLNMSENNASCKIKGNINSKGNKIYHMPGQRDFENTVAEEMFCTEEDAKDAGFVPAKQ; encoded by the coding sequence TTGAAAAAGATAATTATGGCTTTGTTTTTTTCTGCACTACTAGTAAGTGGATGTACAGAGGAAACGAATACAGCTACTACTAGTGAAACCAATACAATTCAAGGAATTGCAGCTTCTTCGAAAGAGACTGCAACAAAATATGATATAAGCGATTTCGAAGAGTACGAACTGCAGGACATCATTGACGGTGATACAATACGGATTAAATATAACGGCAGTTCAGAAAAAGTACGTCTGCTTCTTATAGACGCCCCGGAAACAAATCATGAAACATTAGGTGAACAACCGTTTGGACCTGAAGCAAAAGAGTTTCTAAAGCAGTTATTAGCTGGACAAGATTCTGTTTATGTCGAATTTGATGTAACGTACCGGGATAAATACAAACGTTTGCTAGCCTATATTTATACGAAAGATGGCATTAGCGTTCAAGAACAATTATTAGAAAACGGACTTGTAAGGGTAGCTTATATTTATGATCCAAATACGAAACATGTCGACTGGTTTAAATCCATTCAAAAAACAGCCCAACATAATGCAATCGGCATTTGGTCTGTTGAGGATTATGTAACGAATCGAGGCTACGATAAAGAGGTATATTATGCTGCGGTAAACGATGAAAATAAATCTACTGTAGAAGAAGATAAATTGAACATGTCAGAAAATAACGCAAGTTGTAAAATTAAAGGAAATATAAATTCCAAAGGTAATAAGATTTACCATATGCCAGGACAGCGTGATTTTGAGAATACTGTAGCAGAGGAAATGTTCTGTACAGAAGAAGATGCCAAGGATGCCGGGTTTGTACCGGCAAAGCAGTAA
- a CDS encoding GTP pyrophosphokinase produces MGQWEVFLSPYRQAVDELKIKLKGMRSQFGIMSANSPIEFVTGRVKPLASIYDKSLDKEIPFEPTARLGNELQDIAGVRIMCQFVDDIATVTELIRQRNDMKVIEEKDYITHSKPSGYRSHHMIIEYPVETIQGRIVVVAEIQIRTLAMNFWASIEHSMNYKYKGIFPEEIKNRLQSAAEAAFRLDEEMSSIRSEIQEAQAYFSEIKEATNTAIHKSTDKEERDN; encoded by the coding sequence TTGGGGCAGTGGGAAGTATTTTTGAGTCCATATCGACAAGCTGTGGATGAACTTAAAATTAAATTAAAAGGGATGCGTTCGCAATTTGGTATTATGAGTGCCAATTCGCCGATTGAATTTGTTACAGGTCGTGTAAAACCACTTGCTAGTATATATGACAAATCGCTTGATAAAGAGATACCATTCGAACCGACTGCGCGTTTAGGAAATGAATTGCAAGATATCGCCGGTGTACGGATTATGTGTCAGTTCGTTGATGATATTGCAACAGTAACCGAGCTAATCCGTCAGCGTAATGATATGAAAGTGATCGAGGAAAAAGATTACATTACACATAGTAAACCGAGCGGCTATCGCTCACACCATATGATTATTGAATATCCGGTAGAAACGATTCAAGGTCGCATCGTTGTCGTGGCAGAAATTCAAATTCGTACATTGGCGATGAACTTCTGGGCATCAATTGAGCATTCCATGAACTACAAGTATAAAGGGATTTTCCCGGAAGAAATAAAAAATCGATTGCAAAGCGCAGCCGAAGCAGCATTTCGTTTAGATGAGGAAATGTCCTCAATTAGAAGTGAAATTCAAGAGGCGCAGGCATATTTCAGTGAAATAAAAGAAGCAACGAATACAGCTATCCATAAGTCAACTGACAAAGAGGAGCGTGACAACTAA
- a CDS encoding stage V sporulation protein AC, with protein sequence MKEQQYNTLKEQISPKTPLAINCLKAFVVGGIICCVGQAISFFYMMFFDFTEKTVGNPTVATMVFLAMLLTGFGLYRKLGQFAGAGSAVPVTGFGNAVVSSAIEGKSEGFVLGVGGNMFKLAGAVILFGVVSAFFVTLVKLILVSVGVVSW encoded by the coding sequence TTGAAAGAGCAACAATACAATACGTTAAAAGAACAAATTTCACCGAAAACACCTCTTGCCATTAATTGTCTAAAAGCATTTGTTGTTGGCGGTATTATTTGTTGTGTAGGACAAGCAATTTCCTTTTTTTATATGATGTTTTTTGATTTTACGGAAAAAACTGTAGGCAATCCAACAGTGGCAACAATGGTATTTCTCGCCATGCTCCTGACAGGGTTCGGACTATATCGAAAACTTGGCCAATTTGCCGGAGCTGGTAGTGCCGTTCCCGTAACGGGGTTCGGTAATGCTGTTGTTTCTTCAGCTATTGAAGGGAAATCGGAAGGATTTGTATTAGGTGTCGGCGGTAATATGTTCAAACTTGCAGGTGCGGTTATTTTGTTTGGGGTCGTTTCGGCCTTTTTTGTGACATTGGTTAAATTAATTCTGGTATCGGTAGGTGTCGTTTCGTGGTAA
- a CDS encoding phosphatidylglycerophosphatase A, with product MHNKNIRVHSDEVTKATYNALERRHVTIEDIAEIVFTMQSPYNEGLTIEHCIQSVVRVLNKREVQHAVLVGIELDELAEKRMLSAPLQAIIEADEGLFGVDETLALGSVFTYGSIAVTTFGHLDKQKIGIIEKLDTKAGESVNTFLDDLVGSIAACAASRLAHRMRDLEEEGGTFADIPPIVLGPNPKANKEI from the coding sequence ATGCATAATAAAAATATTCGCGTACACTCTGACGAAGTGACAAAAGCTACTTATAACGCGTTGGAACGTCGTCATGTAACAATTGAAGATATTGCTGAAATCGTGTTTACGATGCAGTCACCATATAATGAAGGTTTAACGATCGAACACTGCATTCAATCGGTTGTTCGTGTATTAAATAAACGTGAAGTGCAACATGCTGTGCTAGTCGGAATTGAGCTTGATGAACTGGCAGAGAAAAGAATGCTGTCGGCACCGCTACAAGCAATTATCGAGGCTGATGAAGGGCTGTTTGGCGTTGATGAAACATTGGCATTGGGGTCAGTATTTACGTATGGAAGTATTGCCGTAACAACTTTCGGTCATTTGGATAAGCAAAAAATTGGAATCATTGAAAAGCTTGATACAAAAGCGGGCGAATCGGTAAATACATTTCTAGACGATCTAGTTGGAAGTATCGCGGCTTGTGCAGCATCTCGCCTGGCACACCGAATGCGTGATCTGGAAGAAGAAGGAGGAACATTTGCAGATATCCCACCGATCGTGCTGGGGCCGAACCCAAAGGCAAATAAAGAAATCTAA
- a CDS encoding spore coat protein CotZ: protein MGCGRGNNDVGGAGEHHHSRGCVCEVVRAILEIQNAAVQDECNRCTTNCFLEPLGGIVSPARSNVDTRVFTLLNKDGSPFFATFNTPNGSCHCVSIYFRVEDVFDGCCATLRVLVPQDDNGHTVDLLNDYGTAIDFRQVCKVTQFEASDSCITVDLDCFCAVQCIDDVDLGICD, encoded by the coding sequence ATGGGTTGTGGAAGAGGTAATAATGATGTAGGTGGAGCAGGTGAACATCATCACTCACGTGGTTGTGTCTGTGAGGTTGTTCGTGCAATTTTAGAAATTCAAAATGCAGCAGTACAGGATGAATGTAACCGTTGTACAACAAACTGTTTCTTAGAGCCGCTTGGTGGAATCGTTAGCCCGGCGCGATCAAATGTTGACACACGTGTATTTACATTATTAAACAAGGATGGATCACCATTCTTCGCTACATTCAATACACCAAATGGCTCTTGTCATTGTGTATCAATTTATTTCCGTGTTGAAGATGTATTTGATGGCTGCTGTGCAACACTACGTGTTCTTGTACCGCAAGATGACAATGGGCATACAGTTGATTTACTAAACGACTACGGAACTGCTATTGATTTCCGTCAAGTATGTAAAGTAACACAATTTGAAGCTTCAGATAGCTGTATCACAGTTGATTTAGATTGCTTCTGTGCTGTTCAATGTATCGATGACGTAGACCTTGGCATTTGTGACTAA